A segment of the Mauremys mutica isolate MM-2020 ecotype Southern chromosome 7, ASM2049712v1, whole genome shotgun sequence genome:
agtccgaccccctgctcaaagcaggacaaatccccaactaaatcatcccagccagggctttgtcaagcctgaccttaaaaatctttaaggaaggagattccaccacctccctaggtaacccattctagtgcttcaccaccttcctagtgaaaaagtttttcctaatatccaacctaaacctcccccactgcaacttgagaccattgctccttgttctatcatctgccaccactgagaacagccgagctccatcctctttggaaccccctttcaggtagtggaAAGCAGCTATCCCAATCCTACAATCCCAAtcctctgaggtcctattgtaattatgcaaagtgtgggccattaatggtggtttggaatcttgatggctcccattaaccaggacattTGGTTGTAAatagctctgtttacttgtaagacttcctgtatatgtgtgagCCAGCGAGTGAGTAATGAAGTCTCAtaggacatgtgatcatgtcacctgaactggaatccatctttaacttggtgcttttccattgagaaggacgggtggggacccagagagacaaaggattcccaccttgtgccaaagctattaaagggggtggaacagaacaaagggggctgcagtcatgagaaatcccctttGGTACCACCTGAGCTGAACTAATAAGAACTGTACTGGGgagaggattgggcccagactaggaaggagtccagtctgtgaaagaattTGGAacctctctgagggtgagattttacctgtattcagtttcttaatgtattaggcttagacttgcatgttttgttttattttgcttggtaacttactttgttctgtctgttattacttggaaccacttaaatcctactttttatacttaataaaatcacttttgtttattaattaacccagagtaagtgattaatacctgggtgagcaaacagctgtgcatatctctcaatcagtgttataaagggaggacaatttatgagtttaccctgtataagctttatacagagtaaaacggatttatttggggtttggatcccattgggagctgggtgtctgggtgctggagacagaaatacttgctgagtggttttcagttaaagcctgcagctttgggggcatggttcagagctgggtctgtgttgcagcagactggtgtgtgtctggctcaacaaggcagggttctgaagtcccaagccttcagggaaaacaggctcagaggtaggttcagcacgtcaggtgacagtcccaagggggtctctgtgaccaaacccgtcacaaAGTATTTCCATTATATGTGTAATAGAAACATTTTCATGCAAAAGTAACAGCTCTGCAGTCAGGAAATATCTGGATGTATTGGAGATCTGGTCTCCAGCACCCTCAACTGGAATTACATCCTCATTTTACACCATTGCTTATCTTAGGGCTTGTATTCACCGTGAGAAAAGCTGCATTTTTTACCTGAAGGTAAAAAACACAGTGAAGAGCAGGCACTTTACTTTTACAAGATAAACTAGCCTTGTAATCCTGTCTGAAGGTGGCCTGGTCTAGTTTACCTTGCGGTCCTACTCTTCACTGTTTTTTACCTTGAGATAGCTCACTCAATTAGATACCTTGAGGTAAAATATTGGATTTTTCTAACAGTGAAAACAAGCCCTTAGTTATAGAATcagaagactggaagggacctcaagaagtcttctagtccagtcccctgcactcctggcaggactaagtattatctagacatccttgacaggtttttgtctaacttgctcttaaatctccaatgacacagattccacaacctccctaggcaatttattccagtgcttaactatcctgacaggaagtttttcatattatccaacctaaaccgcccttcctccaatttaagcccattacttcttgtcctgtcctcagaggttaacaagaattttttttcttcttcgagtggttgttcatgtccattcaaagtaggtgtgcgcgcgccgcgtgcatgccagccggaagatttttcctagcagcgtccgtagggtcggcccaggcaccccctggagtggcgccaccgcggcatcctataaaggggcccgccgactctccaccccctcagttccttcttactgccggtgacggctagctggaacttctcttGCGATAGCAAGTCGGCAGTGTCTTATCCTTACCGTTTAGTGTATAAAGTTGTATTATAGTTAGTTGAGTAGTTCTCTGTATATAGTTCTTAGTAAttggggtgtctcccccccctGAGTTTTTGTTGCCCGCTGGGGCATGCCCGGGTCCCCCGCGTTCAAATTTTGCAAGGATTGTGGGAAATTCATGCCCAAGAGTGACCCGCACTCTGCATGTTTAAGGTGCCTTggagagagccaccaaaaggaCCGGTGCTCTATCTGTAGAGGCTTCCGCCCGCAAACTCTTAAGTACAGGGCTCAAAGACTTAGAGTCCTCCTGATGGAGGCGGGCCTACAGCCACCCTCGGACCCGGAACCAGCCGAGGCGGTGCCCAGCACGTCGTCTTCGGTGCGGAGCGTCCCGGCACCTGCATCAggacttagggcccagcccaaGTCATCAAAGACCCGGCACCGGACGGAGTCGGGTCATAGGAAGTCGGCCTCAGTGCGGCACCGCTCGCCTTCGCCGGTGCCCGCCAAGAGGAGGAAACCGGTGAGGGATAGGTCACCCCACCAGGATCCGAGGCCGATGCGGCCAACCAGCGGGAGCGTCAGGGGTTTCAGAGGTCAATGCCAAAGAGCAGGGATACGAAAAGACTCAAGCTCTTTGGTAGAAAGGTGTACTCCACGGGGGGCCTCCAACTCCGCATTGCCAACCAACAGGCAGTTGTAAGCCGATATGGTCACAACATGTGTTTGGCCATGTCGAAGTTCGcagagctccttccccaggactcgaGGCCAGAGTTTTCGGCCCTAGTGGAGGAGGGCAAGCTGATCTCTCGAGCCTCCCTCCAGGCCGCCTTAGATGCGGTGGACTCAGCCTCGCGCACCCTGGCCACGGGCCTGGTCATGCggcggggagcctggctccaggtctcgggcctgccctatgaggtccagcagacgATTCAAGATCTCCCCTTCGAGGGGCAGCTCCTTTTTTTCGGAGAAGACGGACAAACGTCTGCACAGCTTAAAGGACTCGAGGGCCACACTTCGCTCGCTAGGCCTGCATACCCCTGCAACCCAGCGCAGACAGTTTAGGCCGCAGACGGCCCCCCGCCCATACCAGCCACAGCCTCGCCAGGAGCCGGGGCGCAAGCggggcagaaatggcaggaggCGTCCCCAATGGCCAGGCGTCGGGTCAGTCGAGGCCATCATCAGGGCCTAGACCCCCTATTTGATGGTACGGTTGAGGGAGACCTACCAATCAAGACTCTGGATCCTTCCACCCCTACCTTTGGgtcacgtctgtcccccttctaccgTGCCTGGTCCCGCATCATGTCAGACAAATGGGTGCTCcgcacggtagagaggggatattctatccagttctcctccctcccgccccaccaacccccctccccgtccctcttcagggacccatctcacgagcaacttctaacTCAATAAGTGAAGTCCCTCACGGAGGCGGGGCGGTGGAGGAAGTCCCacgggagctcaggggcaaaggctTCTACTCCTGGTATTTCCTCATACTGAAGGCGAAAGGGGGCCTAaggcccatcctagacctgcggcggctgaacaagtttgtaCGAAAACTCAAGTTCCGCACAGTCTCCCTGTCCtcgatcattccctccctggatccaggagattggtatgccaCCCTCAAGTTAAAGGACGCctatttccacattgccataatTCCCTGACACCGTCGGTACCTCAGGTTCGTCATGGCCGGTGCCCATCTGCAGTTCACAGTGCTCCCGTTCAGCCTGTCGGCCGCTCCCAGggtcttcacgaagtgcatggcagtcgtggccGCCTTCCTGCGCAGGCGGGGCATCCAGGTatttccctacctggacgattggctcataaAAGGTCGCTCCAAGGAGCAGGTAGAGACACAGGTGTCGTTCATCAGGCGGACCTTTCTCGATCTCGGCCTTCTCTTGAACGAAGCCAAGTCGACCCTGTCTCTGACACAACgaatagagttcataggagctGTTCTGGACTCCACTCATGCCAAAGCGTATCTGCCGGAATCCAGGTTCCGTGCGATTTCCAAGCTTATCCTGGGTCTGCGCCGCGCCTCGGTAACCACGGCGCGAGTGTGCCTTTGGctgttgggccacatggcagcatgcacctaTGTGGTGGCCCACGCCAGACTCCGGCTCCACCCGCTACAGTCCTGGTTAGCGACAGTTTACCGCCCGGCCAGGGACCCCCTGGACTTGGTGGTGTCCATTCCCAGTTTGGTGCTAAGCTCGCTGtggtggtggctcgacccgcgGGAAGTATGCATGGATGTCCCCTTCGATGCCTCgcagccctccctctccctggtgacgGACACCTCGGATTGAGGTTGGGGAGCGCACCTGGGTCACCTCCAGATGCAGGGCTTGTGGTCGCTGGAGGACCTCGagttgcatatcaatgtcagggagctgagggcgTTCCGCCTGGCTTGTTTGACCTTCCGGTCCCACCTGGCCGGCAGATGTGTTTCAGTCCTCTCGGACAACACGGCAACAgttttctatatcaacaaacgggggtgcacgctcctctcccctgtgcagggaagcccttGCACTGTGGGATTTCTGCATTCTCAATGCCACCCACCTGATGGTGTTCTACCTCCCGGGGGAGCAGAATGGTCTGGCAGACACCCTCAgccgctcgttccggggtcacgaaTGGTCCTTTCAGTGAGATGTGGTGCGctcaattttccagctctggggctttccccagtTAAACCTGTTTGCTtcgagggagaacaggaagtgccgacggttctgctccctcctgggccacAACCGGGggtctctgtcggacgccttcctacaGTCCTGGGCGGGCGGTCTGCTCTACGtcttccctccgttccccctgATGCACAGGGTGCTCTTGAAAATTCGCAGGGACCACACGAGGGTAATCCTGATAGCCCCGGCATGGCCACGCCAGCATTGGTACACGTCTCTCCTGCACATGTCAGTTCAGGCGCCCCTGACGTTGCCCCTGCTACCGGACCTGATCACGCAGGACCGGGGCTccctccgccatccgaacctcgaatcccttcacctcacagcctggatgctccatggctgaacccagTGGAGTtgcagtgctcccagcaggtTAGGCAGGTGCTGCTGGGTAGCAGGAAACCATCCActagggccacctacctggcAAAATGGAAGCGCTTCTCCATATGGTCGGGTCAGCGAGGTCACGACCCGctgggggtcccaatccccaTTGTCCTAGACTATTTGCTTCACCTAAGACAGCTgggcctctccctttcctccattcACGTTCACTTGGCGGCTATATCTGCCTTCCATCCCGGGGAAGGGGGTGCCTCAGTGTTTGCGAACCCGCTGGTTGGGCGTTTCCTTAAGGGTATGGACAGGCTCTTCCCGCATGTTCATCCGCCGATCCctgcctgggacctgaatctggtcctctCCGTCCTCTCAgggcctccctttgagcctctggcttcgtgCTCCCTGCTATACCTGTCATACAAGACtgccttcctggtggcgatcacctcAGCCAGAAGGGTGTCGGAGCTTCGGGCTTTAACATCGGAGCCCCCGTACACTATCTTCTACAAGGACAAagtccaacttagacctcacccGGCCTTTCTACCTAAGGTcgtatccagtgatgagctgccaaaaacttaacaaccggttccctataaaaagttctgatttaaggggggggagcgggggaggggccagggagagatcgttgtggggccggaggcccctgcagggcctgggccaattgccccacttgccccctcccctctcctctggccagccctggagcttgcagcagcccccctcaCACActttgctgggccattcaaaaagtggcagcaggacgactccagagctcagttgagctgcccagctggtgccggcggctggccacgctgcagctggggggaagggccgggggagcctcagcctccccagctgggaatcctgggagcaacaggatggtccggcccacagaccagagttctttgcccaccctctggccctttaacaaccggttctccacggaggtctaattttagcaaccggttcttgagaacctgtgggaacctgctccagctcaccactggtcgTATCCCAGTTCCACATGGGCCAAGATATATTTCTCCCGGTGTTTTATCCGAAACCACACTCCTCCAGAGAGGAGCGGAGGCtacattccctggatgtccgccgggccttggctttttacataGAGCGTACCAAGCCCTTCAGATGCTTGGCACAGCTCTTCATTGCAGTGGCAGAGAGGATGAAGGGTCTCCTGGTCTCCTCTCAGTGAATCTCTTTGTGGATTGTGACTTGCATCCGGGAATGCTACCGTATAGCTAAGACCCCTGTCCCTCCGGTCACGGCCCACTCCACTAGGGTGCAGGCCTCCTCTGTGGCGTTCCTGGCTCAGGTCCCGACTCAAGAGATTTGTAGAGCGgccacgtggtcctccatccacacaTTCTCAGCTCACTACGCCATCACGCACCAGGCGAGGGATGACGCAGCCTTCGGTCGTGCAGTTCTCCAGTCAGCAGTGATCTCCGACCCCTCCTCCTaaggttaggcttgtgagtcacctactttgaatggacatgaacaaccactcgaagaagaaaaaacagttacccaccttttagtaactgttcttcgagatgtgttgttcatgtccattccaacacccaccctcctgcccctctgtcagagagccggcaagaaggaactgagggggtggaaggtcggcgggcccctttatagggtgCCGCAGTGGCGCCAGTCCAGGGGGCGCCCGGGCCAACCCTACAGACGCTGCTAGGGAAAATCTTCCTGCtggcgtgcacgcggcgtgcgcacacctactttgaatggacatgaacaacacatctcgaagaacaacagttactaaaaggtgggtaaccattttttcctttctccctcctccttgtaacaatcttttatgtacttgaaaactgttatgtcccctctcagtaatctcttctccagactaaacaaacgcagtgtgacactgcaccccatattcttcatagaaatattatgatatgaatatggcatactTAAATATGTTATGCAacatgggtcatgtgaggtatcattggaaaggttatgatctactgaatgtgtttatccaatttgtatgtatCACTTCTGTATCTGAggttaggaatattaactatgtaactattacaactgtgtgtgtatttgggggaacacccaccagacagtaggcaatcagctTCAATGGGCTATTAGGAAGAACAATAAGACTTGAAAGATACTACTCTCCTGCCTTCCTGAGAAGTTCCCCGGGGTTACTGCTTTGACATTACAGGGTCAGGTGATCGGGTCACCTGGTACtagacaccccccctcccatcTTGGGCTTTTGGTGTTTTTTCCATTAAGAGGGGGTGACCGGttagactgggaaacaaaagattcccaccttacgtaaattctatttaaggctggggagtaaggCAATCAAgactcttctccattgcctccCTGTCCAAGAAGGAAGATTGCTAAAAAGacctgaagggaaaggcaggggctaagtccaggctgagacaggggtccagtctgtaaagagaaataactggaactctaagctacagaaactctgcaacttgcctaaaacaacatttagggtgcaAAATTATGTTTTATAACCTGTTTCTTGAGTGTATTAAGtttagtttgcgtgttttgttttatttgctcaataatctgctttgttctgtttgctatccctttaatcacttaaaatttaccttttgtagttaataaacttatttttcatttataagaAATCCCAGTTTGTACAATTCTtatggggtgtgtgcgcaaaaagctgtgcatatctctctccacattgagggagggggcaatttTTATGAGTTTGCACTGTGCAGATCTCATTATAGAGCGCAAGACAATATTATATTGGGTTTACACTCCAAAGGAGGTGTGCACATGAGTGCTGAGTAAATTCCTGAGCTGAATCTTCCccacagagctgatttcagtctgtCTGCAGCTGGGTATCCTTACCTGTGTGTGTACTAGggaaggcttgagggcctggcacagctaGGTCAGGGTGAGGAAACCCAGTCTGGTGGAACAGGCGGAaccagtgggaccccagcacatcaggtggcactggattgggggggagggggttttcaacccatcacacccaagttttccaatcttccctcatcatgttttctagacctttaatcatttttgttgcactctctcaactttctccaatttatccacacctttcctgaaatgtggcacccagaattggacataatactccagttgaggcctaatcagcatggagtagagtggaagaattacttcttgtgtcttgcttacaacattcctactaatacatcccagaattagaagcagcaaagaatcctgtggcaccttatagactaacagatgtttttgcagcatgagctttcgtgggtgaatacccacttcttcggatgcaagacttgcatccgaagaagtgggtattcacccacgaaagctcatgctgcaaaaacatctgttagtctataaggtgccacaggattctttgctgcttctacagaaccagactaacacggctacccctctgatacttgatcccagaattaggtatcagaggggtagccgtgttagtctggatctgtaaaaagggacaaagtgtcctgtggcaccttatagactaacagaagtattgaagcataagcttcgtgggtgaatacccacacatgcgtctgacaaagtgggtattcacccataaaagcttatgctccaatacgtctgttagtctataaggtgccacaagactccttatcccagaattatgtttgctttttttgcaacagtgttacactgtttaatcctgggggaattctgtgccaaaaaattaaattctgcaacaaaaaaaaaaagagaaattctgggcaaaatattttcaaattttgcatattttatttgtcaaaataacaatataatcacaccagtttcaattatttttggtaatttatttcaaaatagctgtcagcaagtatgtctgtaacagtacagagaacaaaaaagattcaggaaatgtttgacAAATAGATCCCTTACTAGGCATATTGATACTGAACTTGGAGTAATAATTcgtttaaactacaatacagaagcatatttcctgcacccctcagaagcagtgcaaaggcttgggggagttaGGGGTAagggaggagctaagggagagggaagtaattgctgggaagcaGCCtagggtgtgaacttggagggtgctgggtatgggtgggaaaagtatggaacagggttttttgggggtggggagggattgttagagAGCTTCCCCCATGAAGACCTTGGCTGATCCCTagtctctcccattcagtcagcaCATCTgatcctgtccccatgtgtccctccaccctgtccccatgtgtctctgtgccccactcagccaccctctGTCCCTATGTAGCTCACACCTCCCTACCCCTGTGGCCctgtgccccagtctgtcctcccccactagcccttgtGAGCCCCTGTCTGACCACCCAGAAGCCCCATGCTAtctgtctccccatagcccctGTCTCCAGACCTGGCCTGACAGGTGCTGTGAAGAAGGCAGTGCAGGCTCCTTCTCTTCCCTAGCTGGTCAGGAACTGCTGCTATGGTCTATCACCACAGCGCTCTCttgtgggcaaaaggcagaactgcagcaacatttttggcagaattttttttctgtgccaaaaaaaaaaaaagtatgcgtGGCTCATTAATCATGGacatgtgcagaattcccccaggagtaactgttgactcatatttagcttgtgatttactttgacccccagatccctttccacagtattccttcctaggcagtcatttcctattttgtatgtgtgcaactgttTGTTTCtgcctaagtggagtactttgcatttgtccttattgaatttcattccattttcttcagaccatttctccagtttggaTCGTTTTggattttaatcctatcctccaaagcacttgcaaccctccctgcttggtatcatctgcaaactttataagtgtactctctatgctattatctaaatcactgataaagatattgaacagaaccaaaccCAGAACTTTTCTCTGCGGGATttcacttgatatgcccttccagcttgactgtgaactacAAATAATTACGGTCTGGGaaaggttttccaaccagttatgcacccaccttatactagttccatctaggttgtatttccttagtttgtttgaGACAGTATAAAAGATCTTAATAAAGTCAAATATAtcatatctactgcttcccccatccacaaggcttgttaccctgtcaaagaaagctattaggttggtttaacatgatttgttcttgacaaatccatgctgattgttactattaccttattatcttctaggtgcttgcaaattgattgcttaattatttgctccattatctttctgggtaccgatataatttatttatttttcttactgCAGTTGTCTTTTACTTTACTTATATGGTTAAAATAAGGTGTGTAATTAGAAACCTCATCTCTTCTAGGTGAGATGTCAGAAAAACTAAGGAGATGCAGGAAGGAACTGACTGCAGCTATAGACAGGGCATTTGAAGATTTCACAGCTCCTTTCTGTCTCTCAGAAGATTGCATCAACAAACAGAATTCAGACTTGCAGACAGAGACACCTTCCTCCTTGCCCCAAATGAACAGAGTTAGTTACAGAAGAGATCCTACTTCTACCTTATCTTCCTATCTCGACCAGTCTGCAGCAGTCTCCTGTGTGCTGGAAAAAAAGACTCCTGTCTTCATACCAAACCTTATTCCAGTAAGCATTGCCCAAAATCCCTTATGCCCAAAGAGAGAACCTTTGACAAGTAAGGAAAATACTTGGCTACGTTCTTCCATTTTTGTGTCTGACAGACAACTTCCAAGAACTCTGGGGGACAGTGAGAGATGGAGGAAAGGGCATGCGAGGTACAGTTTGTATTCATAGTTCTTTGTCATTAATATTGTTAGGACATGTGCTTAGATGGTCAGGGTGTCGTATTTAAAGACTTCCAAGAAGAGGGAACTTCTGAGGAGATATGTGCAAGAATGTTTCCTCCAGAAGCTCAGACATTAGATATTATTCCTGAGAGGGGATGGGTTCTCGTGCTTAGAGTTGGGGGCTGAGAATCAGGACCTCAGGGTGCTATTTCCAACTCTGTCACAAGTATTCTCTGCAATTTTGGGCACCCTGTTTTGCCCACATTTACCCTTCAGTCTGTAGGTGGAGAATGCTGCTTGCCTCCCTCCTAATGCCTTGCTACACAGGGCTGTGTAGTGTATCATcagcttgtgttatgcaggagtttAGGCTACACTATCATAACGgtgtcttagaatcatagaatctcagggttggaagggacctcaggaggtcatctagtccaaccccctgctcaaagcaggaccaaacccaactaaatcatcccagccagggctttgtcaagcctgaccttaaaaacctctaaggaaggagattccactacctccctaggtaatccattccagtgcttcaccaccctactagtgaaaaagtttttcctaatatccagcctaaaccttcccctctgcaacttgagaccattactccttgttctgtcatcttctaccactgagaacagtctagtcttctggccttaaaatctgtgactggtttagtatttattatttgcattcaggggcggctccagcaccagcgctccaagcgtgtctggggcggcaagccgcggggggtgctctgcatgtgccgggagggcagcaggcaggctgccttcagcggcttgcctgccgagggtccgctgctcccgggaccagcagaccctccatgcttggggcggcaaaatgtctagagccgcccctgtttgcattacagtagcatctagagacTTCAGTCTCAGGGCTcctttgtgctagatgctgtacagtaagacagtccctgttccaaaCAGCTTGAAGTGCAATATAGTAATATTCATGTCTGAGACACATCTCAGGTGAGTCACCACATGAAAAAACCTTCACATGCAGAGGACCCTACCAACTTAATAGTCCATTCtagtcaatttcacagccatTGGATTTGAAAGTTTGTCTGAAGACATAAAATTGACCTTTATATCTGAAATTTCACCGTGTTGTAATGGggggtgaccccctccccccaaaaagggtGTTCCCCCCCACAAAGCTGTTGCAAGAGGATTGCCCCccttcacttctgtgctgccttcagaactgggctgcgggagcttcctgcagctggaggaggctcGTGGAGGCGATCTCCGCTGTGTTTCTGGGAGTGCCCCAGTCAGGGGCTCCTacctgctagtcccagctggctggggagggacaggacttacTCTTTCCTTACATGGCCCCTTTAGGGGAGAGATCAGACCCGCCTCCAGCTACCTCTCCTGGGTGCAGGAAGCTCTatggctgggcagcagccccagagcttCATGCAGCTGGAGGATGTTCCCAGAGGCGGAGGTGGGTCCGACCTCCCACATGCTCCTTGAAGTACTACAGCTGGGGGCTCCTGCCTGCTAGTCCTAGCCAGTGGTGGATTAATGCACAGGCCCTGCAACGGTGTGGGACTCACCCCGGTGGCGCCTCTTGCTGCTACCTTCTGGAAATTAGCTCTCCAGTTgtcagagtgccctctgcaggctggtgtccctcTTTTCctagcccccgtgtccctcccagacccagtgccccttgCACACTGGGGTACTGCCCCCCCAGcagtacacccctcagtctctgggtttcccctccccaggg
Coding sequences within it:
- the C7H3orf62 gene encoding uncharacterized protein C3orf62 homolog isoform X2; protein product: MSEKLRRCRKELTAAIDRAFEDFTAPFCLSEDCINKQNSDLQTETPSSLPQMNRVSYRRDPTSTLSSYLDQSAAVSCVLEKKTPVFIPNLIPVSIAQNPLCPKREPLTSKENTWLRSSIFVSDRQLPRTLGDSERWRKGHASKDAERCMKSEANIAVNAVCQDISQDLPDTPGNPNSWGIEELAGQLALVNELSRVHRHSGEPPLRGDVLAIFMDASSSSETRHRRPNIEDEEIIQTVLDLEEDYSTAISALHQLK
- the C7H3orf62 gene encoding uncharacterized protein C3orf62 homolog isoform X1; the protein is MSEKLRRCRKELTAAIDRAFEDFTAPFCLSEDCINKQNSDLQTETPSSLPQMNRVSYRRDPTSTLSSYLDQSAAVSCVLEKKTPVFIPNLIPVSIAQNPLCPKREPLTSKENTWLRSSIFVSDRQLPRTLGDSERWRKGHASAACPENQNRSIVLSSKDAERCMKSEANIAVNAVCQDISQDLPDTPGNPNSWGIEELAGQLALVNELSRVHRHSGEPPLRGDVLAIFMDASSSSETRHRRPNIEDEEIIQTVLDLEEDYSTAISALHQLK